A single region of the Lactobacillus isalae genome encodes:
- a CDS encoding ClC family H(+)/Cl(-) exchange transporter produces MKPAKDFLRHPFTTRVPQILIQSIIIGLIIGMIVSIFRFVIDKSMHFLYFLYPYMASHPQWIGLYTIFTFFICILVSKIIKPYLLDLSGSGIPQVEATLMGEHEVKWFPVLWRKFVGGLLVSSMGLFLGREGPCIQMGALVGQGFAENIFECSEEDRRLLQCAGIAAGLSAAVSAPLAGVFFLVEVITHSFNPKECISALGAAASADLVTIIFFGTRPCLYLPIAKKLPVHSYWSLITIGIVAGLMAYGYQRSLLNTKWLFSKLKIIPIQYHSIVPLLLIIPIGLAFPHVLGGSHYLIDSLFHNPLIIQEEKLGQLSWILIPVVFFLLRLIFSMISYCSSIPGGTFMPILVLGALMGTIFATIFIHLGLIPTDNYTNIIVVSMAAYLGAILRAPFTAIILLTEMIGTVEQVLPMIMSVFIAYLILALLGGEPIYTVLRKQMGFK; encoded by the coding sequence ATGAAACCCGCTAAAGATTTTCTTAGACATCCCTTTACTACCCGAGTGCCACAGATTTTAATTCAGAGCATCATTATTGGATTAATTATAGGAATGATAGTCAGTATTTTTCGATTTGTTATCGATAAAAGCATGCATTTTTTATACTTTCTCTATCCCTACATGGCATCCCATCCCCAATGGATCGGTCTATATACAATTTTTACTTTTTTTATTTGTATCCTTGTGAGCAAAATTATTAAACCATATTTACTAGACCTATCGGGATCAGGTATTCCTCAGGTAGAAGCAACATTAATGGGAGAACACGAAGTTAAATGGTTTCCCGTTTTATGGCGAAAATTCGTAGGTGGTCTCTTAGTAAGCTCAATGGGACTTTTTCTTGGTCGCGAAGGTCCATGTATCCAAATGGGTGCTTTAGTAGGTCAAGGTTTTGCAGAAAATATTTTTGAATGCAGTGAAGAAGATAGACGTTTGCTTCAATGCGCGGGAATTGCGGCCGGCCTTAGTGCCGCCGTCTCAGCTCCACTTGCAGGTGTTTTTTTCCTTGTTGAAGTTATTACCCATTCTTTTAACCCTAAAGAATGCATCAGCGCTTTAGGGGCCGCTGCTTCAGCTGATTTAGTTACTATTATATTTTTTGGAACGCGTCCCTGTCTTTATCTTCCCATTGCTAAAAAATTGCCCGTTCACTCCTACTGGTCATTAATTACTATCGGAATTGTAGCTGGTCTAATGGCATATGGATATCAACGTTCTCTTTTAAATACTAAATGGCTTTTTAGCAAGCTAAAAATTATTCCCATACAATATCACAGTATTGTCCCACTTCTATTAATTATTCCTATTGGACTTGCCTTTCCTCATGTTTTGGGTGGATCACATTACTTGATCGATTCACTCTTTCACAATCCTTTAATTATCCAAGAAGAAAAACTAGGGCAACTTTCCTGGATTCTAATTCCAGTTGTCTTCTTTCTACTAAGATTAATCTTTTCTATGATTTCTTATTGTAGTTCTATTCCTGGTGGTACTTTTATGCCGATTTTAGTTTTAGGGGCTTTAATGGGGACGATTTTTGCGACTATCTTTATTCACTTAGGCCTAATTCCTACTGACAACTATACTAATATTATTGTTGTCTCTATGGCAGCTTATCTCGGCGCAATTTTGCGAGCCCCATTTACTGCAATTATTTTGCTGACAGAAATGATTG